One window of the Micropterus dolomieu isolate WLL.071019.BEF.003 ecotype Adirondacks linkage group LG08, ASM2129224v1, whole genome shotgun sequence genome contains the following:
- the LOC123975237 gene encoding olfactory receptor 5F1-like, producing the protein MDNETGITMFTLSGLNGTANYRVALFALTLLCYSVIWLVNLTIIVTIIVNKSLHEPMYIFLCNLCINGLYGTTGFYPKFLNDLLSTTHVISYAGCLLQGFVLHSSVLADFSLLALMAYDRYVAICRPLVYHSMMSKQRVCVFVFFAWFIPLYLLFISTVTTSTSRLCGSHIPKIYCVNYLIGKLACTVSITNTIIPAFNYTFYSGPFLFIIWSYVYLISTCLTSKENRTKFMQTCLPHLFCLLTLVVCLLFDLLYMRFGSEGFSQSAQNFIAIEFLFFPPIINPLIYGFKLTQIRNRIIQFMCSKRV; encoded by the coding sequence ATGGATAATGAAACAGGCATTACTATGTTTACTCTGTCAGGGTTAAATGGTACAGCAAACTACAGAGTTGCTCTCTTTGCTCTCACTttattgtgttacagtgtgattTGGCTGGTAAATTTGACCATTATTGTGACAATCATTGTGAACAAAAGCCTTCATGAACCCATGTACATCTTCCTCTGTAATCTGTGCATCAATGGACTTTATGGGACAACAGGCTTTTACCCCAAATTCCTCAATGATCTTCTATCTACCACTCATGTCATCTCTTATGCTGGATGCCTTCTGCAGGGTTTTGTGTTGCACTCTTCAGTTTTAGCTGATTTCTCTCTTCTAGCTCTTATGGCCTATGACAGATATGTGGCTATATGTCGACCTCTGGTTTACCACTCTATGATGTCTAAACAAAgagtttgtgtatttgtgttttttgcttgGTTTATACCCCTTTACTTGCTGTTCATAAGCACAGTAACAACATCTACATCAAGGTTATGTGGCTCACACATCCCAAAGATCTACtgtgttaattatttaattGGGAAACTAGCTTGTACTGTCTCCATAACAAACACTATTATTCCAGCTTttaattatactttttattctggcccttttcttttcattatttggTCTTATGTATATCTGATCTCAACATGCCTAACATCCAAAGAGAACAGGACAAAGTTTATGCAAACATGTCTGCCACATTTGTTCTGTTTACTTACCTTagttgtgtgtttgctttttgatTTGTTGTACATGCGATTTGGCTCAGAAGGGTTTTCACAAAGTGCCCAGAATTTTATCGCTAtagaatttctttttttccctccaatcATCAATCCCCTTATATATGGTTTTAAATTGACACAAATAAGAAATAGAATTATACAGTTTATGTGTAGTAAACGCGTCTAG